Proteins from one Bombus pascuorum chromosome 15, iyBomPasc1.1, whole genome shotgun sequence genomic window:
- the LOC132914846 gene encoding phosphatidylinositol-binding clathrin assembly protein LAP isoform X20, producing MAGQTINDRLLAARHSIAGQGLAKAVCKATTEEMIGPKKKHLEYLVRCTNEPNVSIPQLANLLIERSQNTNWTVVFKALITVHHMLCYGNERFTQYLASSNSTFQLSNFLDKSGVQAGARIGYDMSPFIRRYAKYLNEKALSYRTVAFDFCKVKRGKDDRTLRTMNAEKLLKTLPVLQSQLDALLEFDCTANDLTNGVINMAFMLLFRDLIRLFACYNDGIINLLEKYFDMNKKQCREALDLYKKFLIRMDRVGEFLKVAENVGIDKGDIPDLTKAPSSLLDALEQHLASLEGKKGSAANTPTQSASNRTNVKSGVSALSSTSTAFGTAASNNRLDHAGNGHIDEALRQQALAEEEAAMNQYKAKVQSPSSGPSTNPFLSSPTNNANQPIVDLFSSPSTTTTAESQPQKASDDLLQLAGNPFADMFGTPQPATASTAQTQNNMWMTNGFAAVPPANNNFVTDNSFSSVFGNQDSKSAGQQQNATSTGKVLTGDLDSSLASLAQNLTINKSAQQQVKGMQWNSPKNAAKTGGPAGGWTPQPMAATTGAGYRPMGQGMTQLPSTAMGFSPHTAPLGMQGVPMGMQGMQGMRPMMSTMPGGPGGMMVSGGAASMMMPSTNPMMGANLQQQPQPQQQQQQSQAVQQPQNNQVQLDPFGAL from the exons ACTTGGTGCGGTGCACGAACGAACCCAACGTGTCGATACCTCAACTGGCGAATCTGTTGATAGAACGGTCGCAGAACACGAACTGGACGGTCGTTTTTAAAGCTCTGATCACGGTGCACCATATGCTTTGTTACGGCAATGAG AGGTTTACACAGTATCTGGCGTCCAGTAACAGCACGTTTCAACTCAGtaattttctcgataaaaGCGGCGTTCAAG CAGGAGCTCGTATTG GCTATGACATGTCACCATTCATTAGGAGATACGCGAAGTACCTCAATGAGAAGGCTCTTTCTTACAGGACCGTAGCGTTTGACTTTTGCAAGGTGAAAAGAGG GAAGGACGACCGTACTTTGCGCACAATGAACGCTGAGAAACTGTTGAAAACCTTGCCAGTTTTACAGTCACAGTTGGATGCTCTATTGGAGTTCGATTGCACCGCTAATGATCTCACCAACGGTGTCATAAACATGGCTTTCATGCTCCTTTTCCGGGATCTGATTAGATTGTTTGCCTGTTACAATGATGGCATTATTAACTTACTAG aaaagtattttgatatgaataaaaaacaaTGTCGCGAAGCTCTGGACTTGTACAAAAAGTTCCTCATACGAATGGATCGGGTGGGTGAATTTTTAAAGGTTGCCGAG AACGTTGGCATTGATAAAGGAGACATACCTGATCTAACAAAG GCCCCTAGTAGCTTACTGGATGCGTTAGAGCAGCACCTTGCCTCCTTGGAAGGAAAGAAGGGATCTGCAGCAAACACTCCAACACAGTCTGCAAG CAATAGAACGAATGTAAAGTCGGGAGTGTCCGCCCTGTCTTCCACCAGTACTGCGTTTGGAACAGCAGCCAGTAATAATCGCCTCGACCATGCCGGAAATGGACATATCGATGAAGCACTACGGCAGCAAGCCCTCGCGGAAGAGGAGGCTGCTATGAATCAGTACAAG GCGAAAGTGCAATCCCCATCGAGCGGACCTAGTACGAATCCCTTCCTCAGTTCACCGACCAACAACGCTAATCAACCAATAGTAGATCTATTCAGTTCACCATCAACGACAACGACAGCTGAAAGTCAG CCGCAAAAAGCGTCAGACGATCTGCTCCAATTAGCAGGGAATCCTTTCGCGGATATGTTCGGAACGCCACAGCCTGCAACTGCATCGACCGCACAAACGCAGAACAACATGTGGATGACTAACG GTTTCGCCGCAGTGCCCCCAGCAAATAATAACTTTGTTACAGATAACAGTTTCTCTTCCGTATTTGGTAATCAAGACTCGAAATCTG CAGGACAACAGCAGAATGCAACATCCACTGGCAAAGTCCTGACTGGAGATTTGGATAGCAGCCTTGCTAGTCTTGCTCAAAATCTGACAATCAACAAAAGTGCGCAGCAGCAAGTCAA gGGTATGCAATGGAATTCCCCCAAAAACGCTGCTAAAACTGGTGGCCCAGCTGGAGGATGGACACCACAGCCTATGGCAGCTACGACTGGTGCTGGGTATCGCCCAATG GGACAAGGAATGACGCAACTCCCTTCAACTGCTATGGGCTTCTCTCCCCATACTGCACCATTG GGAATGCAAGGTGTGCCAATGGGCATGCAGGGCATGCAGGGCATGAGGCCAATGATGAGCACAATGCCTGGTGGTCCTGGTGGCATGATGGTCTCAGGAGGAGCTGCATCAATGATGATGCCCAGCACAAATCCCATGATGGGTGCTAATCTTCAGCAGCAACCGCAGCcacagcagcagcaacaacaatcCCAGGCTGTTCAACAGCCGCAAAATAATCAAGTCCAACTTGATCCATTTGGTGCTCTGTGA
- the LOC132914846 gene encoding phosphatidylinositol-binding clathrin assembly protein LAP isoform X19 has translation MAGQTINDRLLAARHSIAGQGLAKAVCKATTEEMIGPKKKHLEYLVRCTNEPNVSIPQLANLLIERSQNTNWTVVFKALITVHHMLCYGNERFTQYLASSNSTFQLSNFLDKSGVQAGARIGYDMSPFIRRYAKYLNEKALSYRTVAFDFCKVKRGKDDRTLRTMNAEKLLKTLPVLQSQLDALLEFDCTANDLTNGVINMAFMLLFRDLIRLFACYNDGIINLLEKYFDMNKKQCREALDLYKKFLIRMDRVGEFLKVAENVGIDKGDIPDLTKAPSSLLDALEQHLASLEGKKGSAANTPTQSASNRTNVKSGVSALSSTSTAFGTAASNNRLDHAGNGHIDEALRQQALAEEEAAMNQYKAKVQSPSSGPSTNPFLSSPTNNANQPIVDLFSSPSTTTTAESQPQKASDDLLQLAGNPFADMFGTPQPATASTAQTQNNMWMTNGFAAVPPANNNFVTDNSFSSVFGNQDSKSAAGQQQNATSTGKVLTGDLDSSLASLAQNLTINKSAQQQVKGMQWNSPKNAAKTGGPAGGWTPQPMAATTGAGYRPMGQGMTQLPSTAMGFSPHTAPLGMQGVPMGMQGMQGMRPMMSTMPGGPGGMMVSGGAASMMMPSTNPMMGANLQQQPQPQQQQQQSQAVQQPQNNQVQLDPFGAL, from the exons ACTTGGTGCGGTGCACGAACGAACCCAACGTGTCGATACCTCAACTGGCGAATCTGTTGATAGAACGGTCGCAGAACACGAACTGGACGGTCGTTTTTAAAGCTCTGATCACGGTGCACCATATGCTTTGTTACGGCAATGAG AGGTTTACACAGTATCTGGCGTCCAGTAACAGCACGTTTCAACTCAGtaattttctcgataaaaGCGGCGTTCAAG CAGGAGCTCGTATTG GCTATGACATGTCACCATTCATTAGGAGATACGCGAAGTACCTCAATGAGAAGGCTCTTTCTTACAGGACCGTAGCGTTTGACTTTTGCAAGGTGAAAAGAGG GAAGGACGACCGTACTTTGCGCACAATGAACGCTGAGAAACTGTTGAAAACCTTGCCAGTTTTACAGTCACAGTTGGATGCTCTATTGGAGTTCGATTGCACCGCTAATGATCTCACCAACGGTGTCATAAACATGGCTTTCATGCTCCTTTTCCGGGATCTGATTAGATTGTTTGCCTGTTACAATGATGGCATTATTAACTTACTAG aaaagtattttgatatgaataaaaaacaaTGTCGCGAAGCTCTGGACTTGTACAAAAAGTTCCTCATACGAATGGATCGGGTGGGTGAATTTTTAAAGGTTGCCGAG AACGTTGGCATTGATAAAGGAGACATACCTGATCTAACAAAG GCCCCTAGTAGCTTACTGGATGCGTTAGAGCAGCACCTTGCCTCCTTGGAAGGAAAGAAGGGATCTGCAGCAAACACTCCAACACAGTCTGCAAG CAATAGAACGAATGTAAAGTCGGGAGTGTCCGCCCTGTCTTCCACCAGTACTGCGTTTGGAACAGCAGCCAGTAATAATCGCCTCGACCATGCCGGAAATGGACATATCGATGAAGCACTACGGCAGCAAGCCCTCGCGGAAGAGGAGGCTGCTATGAATCAGTACAAG GCGAAAGTGCAATCCCCATCGAGCGGACCTAGTACGAATCCCTTCCTCAGTTCACCGACCAACAACGCTAATCAACCAATAGTAGATCTATTCAGTTCACCATCAACGACAACGACAGCTGAAAGTCAG CCGCAAAAAGCGTCAGACGATCTGCTCCAATTAGCAGGGAATCCTTTCGCGGATATGTTCGGAACGCCACAGCCTGCAACTGCATCGACCGCACAAACGCAGAACAACATGTGGATGACTAACG GTTTCGCCGCAGTGCCCCCAGCAAATAATAACTTTGTTACAGATAACAGTTTCTCTTCCGTATTTGGTAATCAAGACTCGAAATCTG caGCAGGACAACAGCAGAATGCAACATCCACTGGCAAAGTCCTGACTGGAGATTTGGATAGCAGCCTTGCTAGTCTTGCTCAAAATCTGACAATCAACAAAAGTGCGCAGCAGCAAGTCAA gGGTATGCAATGGAATTCCCCCAAAAACGCTGCTAAAACTGGTGGCCCAGCTGGAGGATGGACACCACAGCCTATGGCAGCTACGACTGGTGCTGGGTATCGCCCAATG GGACAAGGAATGACGCAACTCCCTTCAACTGCTATGGGCTTCTCTCCCCATACTGCACCATTG GGAATGCAAGGTGTGCCAATGGGCATGCAGGGCATGCAGGGCATGAGGCCAATGATGAGCACAATGCCTGGTGGTCCTGGTGGCATGATGGTCTCAGGAGGAGCTGCATCAATGATGATGCCCAGCACAAATCCCATGATGGGTGCTAATCTTCAGCAGCAACCGCAGCcacagcagcagcaacaacaatcCCAGGCTGTTCAACAGCCGCAAAATAATCAAGTCCAACTTGATCCATTTGGTGCTCTGTGA
- the LOC132914846 gene encoding phosphatidylinositol-binding clathrin assembly protein isoform X2, with amino-acid sequence MAGQTINDRLLAARHSIAGQGLAKAVCKATTEEMIGPKKKHLEYLVRCTNEPNVSIPQLANLLIERSQNTNWTVVFKALITVHHMLCYGNERFTQYLASSNSTFQLSNFLDKSGVQGARIGYDMSPFIRRYAKYLNEKALSYRTVAFDFCKVKRGKDDRTLRTMNAEKLLKTLPVLQSQLDALLEFDCTANDLTNGVINMAFMLLFRDLIRLFACYNDGIINLLEKYFDMNKKQCREALDLYKKFLIRMDRVGEFLKVAENVGIDKGDIPDLTKAPSSLLDALEQHLASLEGKKGSAANTPTQSASNRTNVKSGVSALSSTSTAFGTAASNNRLDHAGNGHIDEALRQQALAEEEAAMNQYKAKVQSPSSGPSTNPFLSSPTNNANQPIVDLFSSPSTTTTAESQPQKASDDLLQLAGNPFADMFGTPQPATASTAQTQNNMWMTNGNGFAAVPPANNNFVTDNSFSSVFGNQDSKSAGAPGTAGSVPNPFMSDFPSLGSQSTQSNAAAFGLFEQSAANVAANVSGGDGQQQGQIGGDLFSAGGQADLFGGDSAVLRTAEGVAGDAAAEAASSVTLTSGKSTATPPPRPPPPATAMNGTPRPTSPTMSGAAAGKLSTGTSSTTAAAPSKSAFDDLNDSIRMALGGSPSRPAPISQQLPTAAQQAQQPLQQGFGMFDMAANMAATGQPVMPGGPMVGYGIPTQVPAGYGSPAKQPTSGFDSLGMMLMPTTVAGDNNISAAGQQQNATSTGKVLTGDLDSSLASLAQNLTINKSAQQQVKGMQWNSPKNAAKTGGPAGGWTPQPMAATTGAGYRPMGQGMTQLPSTAMGFSPHTAPLGMQGVPMGMQGMQGMRPMMSTMPGGPGGMMVSGGAASMMMPSTNPMMGANLQQQPQPQQQQQQSQAVQQPQNNQVQLDPFGAL; translated from the exons ACTTGGTGCGGTGCACGAACGAACCCAACGTGTCGATACCTCAACTGGCGAATCTGTTGATAGAACGGTCGCAGAACACGAACTGGACGGTCGTTTTTAAAGCTCTGATCACGGTGCACCATATGCTTTGTTACGGCAATGAG AGGTTTACACAGTATCTGGCGTCCAGTAACAGCACGTTTCAACTCAGtaattttctcgataaaaGCGGCGTTCAAG GAGCTCGTATTG GCTATGACATGTCACCATTCATTAGGAGATACGCGAAGTACCTCAATGAGAAGGCTCTTTCTTACAGGACCGTAGCGTTTGACTTTTGCAAGGTGAAAAGAGG GAAGGACGACCGTACTTTGCGCACAATGAACGCTGAGAAACTGTTGAAAACCTTGCCAGTTTTACAGTCACAGTTGGATGCTCTATTGGAGTTCGATTGCACCGCTAATGATCTCACCAACGGTGTCATAAACATGGCTTTCATGCTCCTTTTCCGGGATCTGATTAGATTGTTTGCCTGTTACAATGATGGCATTATTAACTTACTAG aaaagtattttgatatgaataaaaaacaaTGTCGCGAAGCTCTGGACTTGTACAAAAAGTTCCTCATACGAATGGATCGGGTGGGTGAATTTTTAAAGGTTGCCGAG AACGTTGGCATTGATAAAGGAGACATACCTGATCTAACAAAG GCCCCTAGTAGCTTACTGGATGCGTTAGAGCAGCACCTTGCCTCCTTGGAAGGAAAGAAGGGATCTGCAGCAAACACTCCAACACAGTCTGCAAG CAATAGAACGAATGTAAAGTCGGGAGTGTCCGCCCTGTCTTCCACCAGTACTGCGTTTGGAACAGCAGCCAGTAATAATCGCCTCGACCATGCCGGAAATGGACATATCGATGAAGCACTACGGCAGCAAGCCCTCGCGGAAGAGGAGGCTGCTATGAATCAGTACAAG GCGAAAGTGCAATCCCCATCGAGCGGACCTAGTACGAATCCCTTCCTCAGTTCACCGACCAACAACGCTAATCAACCAATAGTAGATCTATTCAGTTCACCATCAACGACAACGACAGCTGAAAGTCAG CCGCAAAAAGCGTCAGACGATCTGCTCCAATTAGCAGGGAATCCTTTCGCGGATATGTTCGGAACGCCACAGCCTGCAACTGCATCGACCGCACAAACGCAGAACAACATGTGGATGACTAACGGTAACG GTTTCGCCGCAGTGCCCCCAGCAAATAATAACTTTGTTACAGATAACAGTTTCTCTTCCGTATTTGGTAATCAAGACTCGAAATCTG CTGGTGCTCCAGGAACGGCCGGATCCGTACCAAATCCTTTTATGTCCGACTTCCCTTCCCTTGGTTCCCAGTCAACGCAGTCAAACGCAGCCGCTTTCGGTCTCTTCGAGCAGAGTGCCGCAAACGTTGCCGCTAATGTGAGCGGTGGCGATGGCCAGCAACAAGGGCAAATCGGCGGAGACCTGTTCAGTGCTGGCGGCCAGGCAGATCTCTTTGGGGGCGACTCTGCAGTGCTCAGGACCGCGGAGGGTGTCGCTGGGGACGCCGCCGCGGAGGCGGCATCCTCTGTGACTCTGACCTCCGGTAAGTCCACTGCCACGCCGCCTCCCAGACCGCCGCCTCCCGCGACAGCGATGAACGGTACACCTAGACCAACTTCGCCTACAATGTCCGGAGCGGCAGCTGGGAAACTATCCACTGGAACGTCGAGTACCACCGCCGCCGCTCCAAGTAAGAGCGCGTTCGACGATCTGAATGATAGCATTCGTATGGCACTGGGCGGGTCTCCGTCAAGACCGGCACCTATATCTCAACAACTACCAACCGCCGCGCAACAAGCACAGCAACCTCTGCAACAGGGTTTTGGCATGTTCGATATGGCTGCGAATATGGCTGCCACCGGGCAACCGGTCATGCCTGGAGGGCCGATGGTCGGCTACGGTATCCCAACCCAAGTCCCGGCGGGGTACGGGTCTCCGGCTAAGCAGCCGACCTCAG GTTTTGACAGTTTGGGCATGATGCTGATGCCTACCACTGTAGCTggagataataatatttcagcaGCAGGACAACAGCAGAATGCAACATCCACTGGCAAAGTCCTGACTGGAGATTTGGATAGCAGCCTTGCTAGTCTTGCTCAAAATCTGACAATCAACAAAAGTGCGCAGCAGCAAGTCAA gGGTATGCAATGGAATTCCCCCAAAAACGCTGCTAAAACTGGTGGCCCAGCTGGAGGATGGACACCACAGCCTATGGCAGCTACGACTGGTGCTGGGTATCGCCCAATG GGACAAGGAATGACGCAACTCCCTTCAACTGCTATGGGCTTCTCTCCCCATACTGCACCATTG GGAATGCAAGGTGTGCCAATGGGCATGCAGGGCATGCAGGGCATGAGGCCAATGATGAGCACAATGCCTGGTGGTCCTGGTGGCATGATGGTCTCAGGAGGAGCTGCATCAATGATGATGCCCAGCACAAATCCCATGATGGGTGCTAATCTTCAGCAGCAACCGCAGCcacagcagcagcaacaacaatcCCAGGCTGTTCAACAGCCGCAAAATAATCAAGTCCAACTTGATCCATTTGGTGCTCTGTGA
- the LOC132914846 gene encoding phosphatidylinositol-binding clathrin assembly protein isoform X5 — translation MAGQTINDRLLAARHSIAGQGLAKAVCKATTEEMIGPKKKHLEYLVRCTNEPNVSIPQLANLLIERSQNTNWTVVFKALITVHHMLCYGNERFTQYLASSNSTFQLSNFLDKSGVQAGARIGYDMSPFIRRYAKYLNEKALSYRTVAFDFCKVKRGKDDRTLRTMNAEKLLKTLPVLQSQLDALLEFDCTANDLTNGVINMAFMLLFRDLIRLFACYNDGIINLLEKYFDMNKKQCREALDLYKKFLIRMDRVGEFLKVAENVGIDKGDIPDLTKAPSSLLDALEQHLASLEGKKGSAANTPTQSASNRTNVKSGVSALSSTSTAFGTAASNNRLDHAGNGHIDEALRQQALAEEEAAMNQYKAKVQSPSSGPSTNPFLSSPTNNANQPIVDLFSSPSTTTTAESQPQKASDDLLQLAGNPFADMFGTPQPATASTAQTQNNMWMTNGNDNSFSSVFGNQDSKSAGAPGTAGSVPNPFMSDFPSLGSQSTQSNAAAFGLFEQSAANVAANVSGGDGQQQGQIGGDLFSAGGQADLFGGDSAVLRTAEGVAGDAAAEAASSVTLTSGKSTATPPPRPPPPATAMNGTPRPTSPTMSGAAAGKLSTGTSSTTAAAPSKSAFDDLNDSIRMALGGSPSRPAPISQQLPTAAQQAQQPLQQGFGMFDMAANMAATGQPVMPGGPMVGYGIPTQVPAGYGSPAKQPTSGFDSLGMMLMPTTVAGDNNISAAGQQQNATSTGKVLTGDLDSSLASLAQNLTINKSAQQQVKGMQWNSPKNAAKTGGPAGGWTPQPMAATTGAGYRPMGQGMTQLPSTAMGFSPHTAPLGMQGVPMGMQGMQGMRPMMSTMPGGPGGMMVSGGAASMMMPSTNPMMGANLQQQPQPQQQQQQSQAVQQPQNNQVQLDPFGAL, via the exons ACTTGGTGCGGTGCACGAACGAACCCAACGTGTCGATACCTCAACTGGCGAATCTGTTGATAGAACGGTCGCAGAACACGAACTGGACGGTCGTTTTTAAAGCTCTGATCACGGTGCACCATATGCTTTGTTACGGCAATGAG AGGTTTACACAGTATCTGGCGTCCAGTAACAGCACGTTTCAACTCAGtaattttctcgataaaaGCGGCGTTCAAG CAGGAGCTCGTATTG GCTATGACATGTCACCATTCATTAGGAGATACGCGAAGTACCTCAATGAGAAGGCTCTTTCTTACAGGACCGTAGCGTTTGACTTTTGCAAGGTGAAAAGAGG GAAGGACGACCGTACTTTGCGCACAATGAACGCTGAGAAACTGTTGAAAACCTTGCCAGTTTTACAGTCACAGTTGGATGCTCTATTGGAGTTCGATTGCACCGCTAATGATCTCACCAACGGTGTCATAAACATGGCTTTCATGCTCCTTTTCCGGGATCTGATTAGATTGTTTGCCTGTTACAATGATGGCATTATTAACTTACTAG aaaagtattttgatatgaataaaaaacaaTGTCGCGAAGCTCTGGACTTGTACAAAAAGTTCCTCATACGAATGGATCGGGTGGGTGAATTTTTAAAGGTTGCCGAG AACGTTGGCATTGATAAAGGAGACATACCTGATCTAACAAAG GCCCCTAGTAGCTTACTGGATGCGTTAGAGCAGCACCTTGCCTCCTTGGAAGGAAAGAAGGGATCTGCAGCAAACACTCCAACACAGTCTGCAAG CAATAGAACGAATGTAAAGTCGGGAGTGTCCGCCCTGTCTTCCACCAGTACTGCGTTTGGAACAGCAGCCAGTAATAATCGCCTCGACCATGCCGGAAATGGACATATCGATGAAGCACTACGGCAGCAAGCCCTCGCGGAAGAGGAGGCTGCTATGAATCAGTACAAG GCGAAAGTGCAATCCCCATCGAGCGGACCTAGTACGAATCCCTTCCTCAGTTCACCGACCAACAACGCTAATCAACCAATAGTAGATCTATTCAGTTCACCATCAACGACAACGACAGCTGAAAGTCAG CCGCAAAAAGCGTCAGACGATCTGCTCCAATTAGCAGGGAATCCTTTCGCGGATATGTTCGGAACGCCACAGCCTGCAACTGCATCGACCGCACAAACGCAGAACAACATGTGGATGACTAACGGTAACG ATAACAGTTTCTCTTCCGTATTTGGTAATCAAGACTCGAAATCTG CTGGTGCTCCAGGAACGGCCGGATCCGTACCAAATCCTTTTATGTCCGACTTCCCTTCCCTTGGTTCCCAGTCAACGCAGTCAAACGCAGCCGCTTTCGGTCTCTTCGAGCAGAGTGCCGCAAACGTTGCCGCTAATGTGAGCGGTGGCGATGGCCAGCAACAAGGGCAAATCGGCGGAGACCTGTTCAGTGCTGGCGGCCAGGCAGATCTCTTTGGGGGCGACTCTGCAGTGCTCAGGACCGCGGAGGGTGTCGCTGGGGACGCCGCCGCGGAGGCGGCATCCTCTGTGACTCTGACCTCCGGTAAGTCCACTGCCACGCCGCCTCCCAGACCGCCGCCTCCCGCGACAGCGATGAACGGTACACCTAGACCAACTTCGCCTACAATGTCCGGAGCGGCAGCTGGGAAACTATCCACTGGAACGTCGAGTACCACCGCCGCCGCTCCAAGTAAGAGCGCGTTCGACGATCTGAATGATAGCATTCGTATGGCACTGGGCGGGTCTCCGTCAAGACCGGCACCTATATCTCAACAACTACCAACCGCCGCGCAACAAGCACAGCAACCTCTGCAACAGGGTTTTGGCATGTTCGATATGGCTGCGAATATGGCTGCCACCGGGCAACCGGTCATGCCTGGAGGGCCGATGGTCGGCTACGGTATCCCAACCCAAGTCCCGGCGGGGTACGGGTCTCCGGCTAAGCAGCCGACCTCAG GTTTTGACAGTTTGGGCATGATGCTGATGCCTACCACTGTAGCTggagataataatatttcagcaGCAGGACAACAGCAGAATGCAACATCCACTGGCAAAGTCCTGACTGGAGATTTGGATAGCAGCCTTGCTAGTCTTGCTCAAAATCTGACAATCAACAAAAGTGCGCAGCAGCAAGTCAA gGGTATGCAATGGAATTCCCCCAAAAACGCTGCTAAAACTGGTGGCCCAGCTGGAGGATGGACACCACAGCCTATGGCAGCTACGACTGGTGCTGGGTATCGCCCAATG GGACAAGGAATGACGCAACTCCCTTCAACTGCTATGGGCTTCTCTCCCCATACTGCACCATTG GGAATGCAAGGTGTGCCAATGGGCATGCAGGGCATGCAGGGCATGAGGCCAATGATGAGCACAATGCCTGGTGGTCCTGGTGGCATGATGGTCTCAGGAGGAGCTGCATCAATGATGATGCCCAGCACAAATCCCATGATGGGTGCTAATCTTCAGCAGCAACCGCAGCcacagcagcagcaacaacaatcCCAGGCTGTTCAACAGCCGCAAAATAATCAAGTCCAACTTGATCCATTTGGTGCTCTGTGA